The following proteins are encoded in a genomic region of Arcobacter suis CECT 7833:
- a CDS encoding response regulator transcription factor produces the protein MKKELLKNLKILIVEDEKRLAQLLKDSISNSFFSVIIASNGEDGLKKFKSFKPDIIITDIMMPFCDGLEMTLQIKELDESIPIIVLSAHSDKEKLLKAIDLGINKYFIKPFDPEELLEHINKLALKLNKQKQSKLKEDFIFDNNSLSLYKNNSLISLTKREKELFYLLIKHKNQLVTTQDIKENLWNSEVNDEALRTFIKRVRIKTSKDLIENVSGQGYLISVLDV, from the coding sequence ATGAAAAAAGAGTTGTTGAAAAACCTAAAAATCTTAATTGTAGAAGATGAAAAAAGATTAGCTCAATTGCTAAAAGATAGTATTTCTAACTCTTTCTTTTCTGTTATTATTGCTTCAAATGGAGAAGATGGTCTAAAAAAATTTAAAAGCTTTAAACCTGATATTATAATAACAGATATTATGATGCCTTTTTGTGATGGATTGGAAATGACTTTACAAATAAAAGAGTTAGATGAATCTATTCCAATTATAGTTTTAAGCGCCCATTCTGATAAGGAAAAACTTTTAAAAGCTATTGATTTGGGAATAAATAAATATTTTATCAAACCTTTTGATCCAGAAGAATTACTTGAACATATAAATAAATTAGCATTAAAACTAAATAAACAAAAACAATCAAAACTAAAAGAAGATTTTATTTTTGATAACAATTCTTTATCTTTGTACAAAAATAATAGTCTTATTAGTTTAACAAAAAGAGAAAAAGAGCTATTTTATCTTTTAATCAAACATAAAAATCAATTGGTTACTACTCAAGATATAAAAGAAAATCTTTGGAACAGTGAAGTAAATGATGAAGCCTTAAGAACTTTTATAAAAAGAGTTAGAATAAAAACATCAAAAGATTTAATTGAAAATGTTTCAGGACAAGGATATTTAATTTCTGTATTGGATGTTTAA
- a CDS encoding ribonucleoside triphosphate reductase produces MIETILKRDGNKQEFESYKIEDAIKKAFKSVNTKYDISVFFNVLFEIKQKRLVAVEDIQDIIEKELYKSRYFDVMKSFILYRHLHKIQRELVLQVQKDTTYINSTQTIQEYINGSDWRIKANSNTGYSHAGLINNSAGKIIANYWLDLVYSKEEGYAHRNADYHIHDLDCLSGYCAGWSLRVLLDEGFNEVRGRVESSAPNHFREALGQMANFLGILQSEWAGAQAFSSFDTYLAPYVFKDKLSYKEIKKAIRSFIYNLNVPARWGQSPFTNITIDWTVPADLKDQIPTRNQQHLFKDFKDEELLALIKQKGYESFEQLTYKDFQKQMNQINKAYYEVMTQGDKTGQPFTFPIPTVNITEDFDWYGENSDILFENTAKIGSSYFQNFIGSQYIKDENGNKIENEKAYKPGHVRSMCCRLQLDLRELLKRGGGLFGSAEMTGSIGVVTINMARLGYLYKNNPNALLLRLEELMQLAKSTLEKKRVFVKDMYDKGLYPYTKRYLPNFNNHFSTIGVNGMNEMLKNYFGENIDLSSPIGNDFCIEILDFMRDKMIKFQEETGNLYNLEATPAEGTTYRFAKEDKKRYKDIIQGGFNSNIYYTNSSQLPVDYTDDPFEALDLQDELQCKYTGGTVLHLYMKEKISSIEACRNFVKNVITNYKLPYITVTPLFSVCQIHGYLQGEHEYCPKCDEEILKKELKNDKETRIA; encoded by the coding sequence ATGATTGAAACAATTTTAAAAAGAGATGGAAATAAACAAGAATTTGAATCTTATAAAATAGAAGATGCAATAAAAAAAGCATTTAAAAGTGTAAATACAAAATATGATATATCTGTATTTTTTAATGTTTTATTTGAAATAAAACAAAAAAGATTGGTTGCTGTGGAAGATATTCAAGATATTATAGAAAAAGAGCTTTACAAAAGTAGATATTTTGATGTTATGAAGTCATTTATTTTATATAGACATTTACATAAAATCCAAAGAGAACTTGTGCTTCAAGTTCAAAAAGATACAACTTATATTAATTCAACTCAAACTATTCAAGAATATATAAATGGAAGTGATTGGAGAATAAAAGCAAATTCAAACACTGGATATTCTCACGCTGGACTTATAAATAATAGTGCAGGAAAAATAATAGCGAACTATTGGCTTGATTTAGTTTATTCAAAAGAAGAGGGTTATGCCCACAGAAATGCTGATTATCATATCCATGATTTGGATTGTTTAAGCGGTTATTGTGCAGGTTGGTCTTTGAGAGTTTTATTGGATGAGGGATTTAATGAAGTTAGAGGAAGAGTTGAAAGTTCTGCTCCAAATCATTTTAGAGAAGCTTTAGGACAAATGGCAAATTTTTTAGGAATACTTCAAAGTGAATGGGCTGGTGCTCAGGCTTTTAGTAGTTTTGATACATATCTTGCACCTTATGTTTTTAAGGATAAATTATCATATAAAGAGATAAAAAAAGCCATAAGAAGTTTTATTTATAATCTAAATGTACCTGCACGTTGGGGACAAAGTCCTTTTACAAATATTACTATTGATTGGACGGTTCCTGCTGATTTAAAAGATCAAATTCCAACAAGAAATCAACAACATTTATTCAAAGATTTCAAAGATGAAGAATTATTGGCTTTGATAAAACAAAAAGGTTATGAATCTTTTGAACAATTAACTTACAAAGATTTTCAAAAACAGATGAATCAAATAAATAAAGCATATTATGAAGTTATGACCCAAGGTGATAAAACCGGACAACCTTTTACTTTTCCAATTCCAACTGTAAATATTACAGAAGATTTTGATTGGTATGGAGAAAACAGTGATATTTTATTTGAAAATACAGCAAAAATAGGGAGTTCTTATTTTCAGAATTTTATAGGAAGTCAATATATAAAAGATGAAAATGGAAATAAAATCGAAAATGAAAAAGCTTATAAACCAGGACATGTAAGAAGTATGTGTTGTAGGTTACAACTAGATTTAAGAGAGCTTTTAAAACGAGGTGGTGGATTGTTTGGAAGTGCTGAAATGACTGGAAGTATTGGAGTGGTAACTATAAATATGGCAAGACTTGGATACTTATACAAAAACAATCCAAATGCTTTACTTTTAAGACTTGAAGAACTAATGCAATTGGCTAAATCAACATTGGAGAAAAAAAGAGTTTTTGTAAAAGATATGTATGATAAAGGTCTTTATCCATATACAAAAAGGTATTTACCCAACTTTAATAACCATTTTTCAACAATTGGTGTAAATGGAATGAATGAAATGCTTAAAAACTATTTCGGAGAAAATATAGATTTATCTTCACCTATTGGAAATGATTTTTGTATAGAAATTTTAGATTTTATGAGAGATAAGATGATTAAATTTCAAGAAGAAACTGGAAATCTTTATAATCTTGAAGCAACACCAGCAGAAGGTACAACTTACAGATTTGCAAAAGAGGATAAAAAAAGGTACAAAGATATTATTCAAGGTGGTTTTAATAGTAATATATATTATACAAACTCTTCTCAATTACCAGTTGATTATACAGATGACCCTTTTGAAGCACTTGATTTACAAGATGAATTACAGTGTAAATATACTGGTGGAACGGTACTTCACTTGTATATGAAAGAAAAGATTTCATCCATAGAAGCTTGTAGGAATTTTGTTAAAAATGTAATTACAAACTATAAACTTCCCTATATTACGGTTACGCCTTTATTTTCAGTTTGTCAAATACATGGATATTTACAAGGTGAACATGAATATTGTCCAAAATGTGATGAAGAAATCTTAAAAAAGGAGCTAAAAAATGACAAAGAAACAAGAATTGCTTGA
- a CDS encoding TIR domain-containing protein — translation MTKEKALEKLHILLEDLDKLPKYIDYNKDSMLTKFKLKTNRYLKEIFIHRINSFAFEDIEFEPIVPFHTEQSNLIKIYEKAIENSKALFEAFIEEVEEWKDNITESVIPTQNSQISITTSNKVFIVHGHDELAISQVSELLRKLNLEPIVLRDQVSRSDTVIEKIENYTSKVGFGVILYTECDVGGKTIDSLQSRARQNVVLEHGYLMAKLGRENTMALVKGSVETPGDISGLVYTLMDEHKAWQYKLVDELRASGYNVSKDNI, via the coding sequence ATGACAAAAGAGAAAGCTCTTGAAAAATTACATATATTATTAGAAGATTTAGACAAATTACCTAAATATATAGATTATAATAAAGACTCTATGCTTACAAAGTTTAAATTAAAAACTAATAGGTATTTAAAAGAAATTTTCATCCATAGAATAAATTCTTTCGCTTTTGAAGACATAGAATTTGAACCCATTGTACCTTTTCATACTGAACAAAGTAATCTAATTAAAATTTATGAAAAAGCTATAGAAAATAGTAAAGCACTTTTTGAAGCTTTCATTGAAGAAGTTGAAGAATGGAAAGATAATATTACAGAAAGTGTTATACCTACTCAAAATTCACAAATATCTATAACTACTTCAAATAAAGTATTTATTGTTCATGGTCATGATGAATTAGCGATAAGTCAAGTTTCTGAGTTATTAAGAAAATTAAATTTAGAACCAATTGTTTTAAGAGATCAAGTAAGTAGAAGTGATACGGTTATAGAAAAAATAGAAAATTATACAAGTAAGGTAGGATTTGGAGTTATTTTATACACTGAATGTGATGTTGGTGGAAAAACTATAGATTCACTTCAATCAAGAGCTAGACAAAATGTAGTTCTAGAACATGGCTATTTAATGGCTAAACTAGGGAGAGAAAATACTATGGCTTTAGTAAAAGGAAGTGTTGAAACTCCTGGTGATATTAGTGGTTTAGTTTATACGCTGATGGATGAGCATAAAGCTTGGCAATACAAGCTTGTAGATGAATTAAGAGCTTCAGGATATAATGTTAGTAAAGATAATATTTAA
- a CDS encoding tetraacyldisaccharide 4'-kinase: MKQKLHLWIEDYLFFPNTFQKIISFLLLPLTFIYMLIILTKRAMAKPIEFGIPIISVGNIIVGGSGKTPVTIKLASKYENVCIILRGYGRASKGLQIVSINGKIQLDVKTSGDEAMLLANSLPKATILVSEDRIKAILKAKELECKIIFLDDGFSKYKISKFNILLRPKDEPTNIFCLPSGGYREPKGFYAQADIELLEGTDFKRVINIKKDGKISELPAKTILITAISKPKRLLEYLPKDIKMISFPDHYSFTKEDILKIQEENKDYSIITTGKDFVKLKEFKIKNLYLMDLEIEINEKVDFSLMEEYINSF; encoded by the coding sequence TTGAAACAAAAACTACATTTATGGATTGAAGATTACCTCTTCTTTCCTAATACTTTTCAAAAGATAATCTCATTTTTACTTCTTCCTCTAACTTTTATTTATATGTTAATAATCCTTACAAAAAGAGCAATGGCAAAACCAATAGAGTTTGGAATTCCTATTATTTCAGTTGGAAATATTATCGTTGGTGGAAGTGGAAAAACTCCAGTTACTATAAAATTGGCTTCAAAATATGAAAATGTTTGCATTATCTTGCGAGGTTATGGAAGAGCTTCAAAAGGTTTACAAATAGTTTCAATAAATGGAAAAATTCAACTTGATGTAAAAACTTCTGGTGATGAAGCGATGCTTTTAGCAAACTCTTTACCAAAAGCCACAATCCTTGTAAGCGAAGATAGAATAAAAGCCATTTTAAAAGCAAAAGAGTTGGAATGTAAAATCATATTTTTAGATGATGGTTTTTCAAAATATAAAATATCAAAATTTAATATTTTACTTCGACCAAAAGATGAACCTACAAATATTTTTTGTCTGCCAAGTGGTGGATATAGAGAACCAAAAGGTTTTTATGCCCAAGCTGATATTGAACTTTTAGAAGGAACGGATTTTAAAAGAGTTATTAATATAAAAAAAGATGGAAAAATATCTGAACTTCCAGCTAAAACTATTTTAATAACAGCTATTTCAAAACCAAAAAGATTATTGGAATATTTACCAAAAGATATAAAAATGATTTCGTTTCCCGATCATTATAGTTTTACAAAAGAAGATATTTTAAAAATTCAAGAAGAAAATAAAGATTATTCAATAATCACAACAGGAAAAGATTTTGTAAAATTAAAAGAGTTTAAAATAAAAAATTTATATTTGATGGATTTAGAAATAGAAATTAATGAAAAAGTAGATTTTTCTTTAATGGAAGAATATATAAATAGTTTTTAA
- the hemB gene encoding porphobilinogen synthase produces the protein MFKRFRRLRINETLRNLVQETTLTPDDFIYPLFVREGSGIKTEVSSMPGVFQMSIDEILKECEYLISINLKAIILFAIPDVKDSVGSECLCNESIIARTIKAIKAKFPQMFIVTDLCFCEYTDHGHCGILDPKTGSVDNDKTLEISAQQALVHARAGADMIAPSGMMDGIITTLRTALDENGFRNLPIMAYSTKFASGYYGPFRDVAESTPSFGDRRTYQMNPANRLEAIEESLEDEKEGADILMVKPALAFLDIVRDIRNASNLPLCVYNVSGEYAMLKHAGIAGLIDYERVMMETMIAFKRAGANIIISYHAKEVCELLRKA, from the coding sequence ATGTTTAAACGATTTAGAAGATTAAGAATAAATGAAACTTTAAGAAATTTAGTTCAAGAAACTACATTAACACCAGATGATTTCATATATCCATTATTTGTAAGAGAAGGAAGTGGTATAAAAACAGAAGTTTCTTCAATGCCAGGTGTTTTTCAAATGAGTATTGATGAAATATTAAAAGAGTGTGAATATTTAATAAGTATTAATTTAAAAGCCATTATATTATTTGCCATTCCTGATGTAAAAGATTCAGTTGGAAGTGAGTGTTTATGTAATGAAAGTATAATTGCAAGAACAATCAAAGCTATAAAAGCAAAATTTCCACAAATGTTTATTGTAACTGATTTATGTTTTTGTGAATATACAGACCATGGACATTGTGGAATACTTGACCCAAAAACTGGAAGTGTTGATAATGATAAAACATTAGAGATTTCTGCTCAACAAGCACTTGTTCACGCTCGAGCTGGTGCTGATATGATTGCACCATCAGGTATGATGGATGGAATTATTACAACACTTAGAACTGCTTTAGATGAAAATGGATTTAGAAATCTGCCAATAATGGCTTATTCAACAAAATTTGCAAGTGGATATTATGGACCATTTAGAGATGTGGCTGAATCAACTCCATCATTTGGAGATAGAAGAACTTATCAAATGAATCCTGCAAATAGACTAGAAGCAATTGAAGAATCACTTGAAGATGAAAAAGAAGGTGCTGATATTTTAATGGTAAAACCTGCCCTTGCATTTTTAGATATAGTAAGAGACATAAGAAATGCTTCAAATCTTCCTTTATGCGTTTATAATGTAAGTGGAGAATACGCTATGCTAAAACACGCTGGAATTGCTGGATTGATTGATTATGAAAGAGTTATGATGGAAACAATGATTGCGTTTAAAAGAGCTGGTGCTAATATCATTATCTCTTACCATGCAAAAGAGGTTTGTGAACTTTTAAGAAAAGCTTAA
- a CDS encoding PAS domain-containing sensor histidine kinase: protein MNKTYQEAIENSNIVSKTDINGIITFVNDEFCKISGYSYDELIGQNHNIVRHPEVPTSNFENLWNTILLKKPYKATVKNLTKDGKTVYLNTTITPILDEFKNIIEFIAIRYDVTAEVELKKNLEIKEKELEQLNLNLELKILEQTKQLKELNKTLEQRVEEEIKKNEEKQKLLFWQSRMASLGQMLGNIAHQWRQPLTELNLTLFNIKKASINHNEKKVEELYKESKDLIFSMSTTIEDFTNFFNPLKEKKSFEIKDAINEALIILRKLIEIENINIKIDIPNNYKILGVSNELSQVIINLIQNAKDAFIQNNTKDKEISISLTEEQNLDKKYAILEIKDNAGGISNENLEKIFEPYFTTKHKSQGTGLGLFMSKMIIEKSLDGTLNHKNIDGGSIFCISIFLNNDMDLTK, encoded by the coding sequence ATGAACAAAACTTATCAAGAAGCAATTGAAAATTCAAATATTGTCTCAAAAACAGATATAAATGGAATTATCACTTTTGTAAATGATGAGTTTTGCAAAATCTCTGGATACTCTTATGATGAACTGATTGGTCAAAATCATAATATCGTAAGACATCCAGAAGTTCCAACTTCAAATTTTGAAAATCTGTGGAATACAATACTTTTAAAAAAACCTTATAAAGCAACAGTTAAAAATCTTACAAAAGATGGAAAAACTGTATATTTAAACACTACAATAACCCCTATTTTAGATGAATTTAAAAATATAATAGAGTTTATCGCTATTAGATATGATGTAACTGCTGAAGTTGAACTCAAAAAAAATCTTGAAATTAAAGAAAAAGAACTTGAGCAGTTAAATCTAAATCTTGAACTAAAAATCCTTGAACAAACAAAACAATTAAAAGAGTTAAATAAAACATTAGAACAAAGAGTCGAAGAAGAGATTAAAAAAAATGAAGAGAAACAAAAACTTCTTTTTTGGCAATCAAGAATGGCAAGTCTTGGGCAAATGCTTGGAAATATTGCCCATCAATGGAGACAACCTTTAACTGAATTAAATCTAACTTTATTTAATATAAAAAAAGCCTCTATAAATCACAATGAAAAAAAAGTTGAAGAGTTATATAAAGAGAGTAAAGATTTGATTTTTAGTATGTCCACAACTATTGAAGATTTTACAAACTTTTTTAATCCTCTAAAAGAGAAAAAAAGCTTTGAAATAAAAGATGCAATAAATGAAGCTTTGATAATTTTAAGAAAACTAATAGAAATTGAAAATATAAATATCAAAATAGATATACCAAATAACTATAAAATTTTAGGTGTATCAAACGAACTATCACAAGTGATAATAAACTTAATTCAAAATGCTAAAGATGCCTTTATTCAAAATAATACAAAAGATAAAGAGATTTCAATAAGCCTAACGGAAGAACAAAATTTAGATAAAAAATACGCAATACTTGAAATAAAAGATAATGCAGGTGGAATATCAAATGAAAATCTTGAAAAAATCTTTGAACCCTACTTTACAACCAAACATAAATCACAAGGAACAGGACTTGGACTTTTTATGTCTAAAATGATTATTGAAAAAAGTCTTGATGGAACTTTGAATCATAAAAATATTGATGGTGGTTCAATTTTTTGTATTAGTATATTTTTAAATAATGATATGGATTTAACAAAATGA
- the argF gene encoding ornithine carbamoyltransferase, with product MRHFLTLADYSKEEILEILDLAKQIKDETKQREFKDYMPKRTLGMIFEKSSTRTRVSFETGIYQLGGIGLFLSSNDIQLGRGEPMSDTARVISRMVDMVMIRTFEQAKIEEFAKYSKVPVINGLTTEYHPVQLMADYMTIQEAGLDKDLVAAYVGDGNNMAHSWLNLAAKLGFELRIATPKGYEVDADILAKSLEMAKLSGAKITITNDPKEAIKGATVVTTDTWVSMGQEAEKERRVKDFTGYMVDSNMMKLAQEKAIFLHCLPAYRGYEVSDEVMESSQSLIFEEAENRLHAQKGVMVWLDRKRDEV from the coding sequence ATGAGACACTTCTTAACATTAGCTGACTACTCTAAAGAAGAAATTTTAGAGATACTTGATTTAGCTAAACAAATTAAAGATGAAACTAAACAAAGAGAATTCAAAGATTATATGCCTAAAAGAACATTAGGAATGATTTTTGAAAAAAGTTCAACAAGAACTAGAGTATCTTTTGAAACAGGTATTTATCAGTTAGGTGGTATTGGTTTATTTCTTTCATCAAATGATATTCAACTAGGTCGAGGTGAGCCAATGAGCGACACTGCAAGAGTAATATCAAGAATGGTAGATATGGTGATGATTAGAACTTTTGAACAAGCTAAAATTGAAGAATTTGCAAAATATTCAAAAGTTCCTGTAATAAATGGTTTAACAACAGAGTACCATCCAGTACAACTTATGGCTGATTATATGACTATTCAAGAAGCAGGACTTGATAAAGATTTAGTTGCTGCTTATGTAGGTGATGGAAATAATATGGCTCATTCATGGCTTAATTTAGCTGCAAAACTTGGTTTTGAACTCCGAATTGCAACTCCAAAAGGTTATGAAGTTGATGCAGATATTCTTGCAAAATCTCTTGAAATGGCAAAATTAAGTGGTGCAAAAATCACTATTACAAATGATCCTAAAGAGGCAATCAAAGGTGCAACTGTTGTAACAACTGATACTTGGGTTTCTATGGGACAAGAAGCTGAAAAAGAGAGAAGAGTAAAAGATTTCACTGGTTATATGGTTGATTCAAATATGATGAAGTTAGCTCAAGAAAAAGCTATTTTCCTACACTGTTTACCTGCATATAGAGGTTATGAAGTTAGTGATGAAGTTATGGAAAGTTCTCAAAGCTTAATTTTTGAAGAAGCAGAAAATAGACTTCATGCCCAAAAAGGTGTTATGGTTTGGCTTGATAGAAAAAGAGACGAAGTATAA
- the nrdD gene encoding anaerobic ribonucleoside-triphosphate reductase: protein MTKKQELLEKNSGKRTKCMVYTRVMGYHRPVESFNIGKKGEHIQRVKFDESNNCQ, encoded by the coding sequence ATGACAAAGAAACAAGAATTGCTTGAAAAAAATAGCGGAAAAAGAACTAAATGTATGGTTTATACTAGGGTTATGGGTTACCATAGACCAGTTGAAAGTTTTAACATAGGAAAAAAAGGTGAACATATCCAAAGGGTGAAGTTTGATGAATCAAATAATTGCCAATGA
- the hemN gene encoding oxygen-independent coproporphyrinogen III oxidase has translation MIDFKKFEKYSRPGPRYTSYPTAPEFSETFTQEDLKQYYKNQSDDRAISLYIHMPFCRSACYFCGCNTIFTSKEDKKTSYIEYLKKELNILKNHLNTNRVVTQMHFGGGTPTYFSPEQLEEVINSVKEIFPNFASDAEVSCEVDPRYFTVEHMNVLKAGGCNRLSFGVQDLDEEVQKTIHRIQPFELTQNVINIARNAGIHSVNTDLIYGLPHQTRESFKKTLEKMLTLNTDRFAVFNYAHVPWLMKTMRKFDESTFPAPQEKLEMLKDTIDFFTSNGYKMVGMDHFAKPEDELFKAIEKGELHRNFQGYTTKGGADLIGIGLTSIGNGVDYYAQNFKELEPWENALDNGDLPVFKGYRLSDDDQLRQFVIMELMSNFSLNIRRVENEFKINFKEYFADAILALKEFEEAQLIEISDEKIKVSQTGTMLIRNICMPFDAYLNKIPEDKRRFSKTI, from the coding sequence ATGATAGATTTTAAAAAATTCGAGAAGTATTCTAGACCAGGACCTAGATATACTTCTTATCCAACTGCTCCTGAATTTAGCGAAACATTTACCCAAGAAGATTTAAAACAATACTACAAAAATCAAAGTGATGATAGAGCAATATCTCTTTATATTCATATGCCATTTTGTAGAAGTGCTTGTTATTTTTGTGGTTGTAATACAATTTTTACTTCAAAAGAAGATAAAAAAACAAGCTATATTGAGTATTTAAAAAAAGAGTTAAATATTTTAAAAAATCATTTGAATACTAATAGAGTTGTAACTCAAATGCACTTTGGTGGAGGAACTCCAACATATTTTTCTCCTGAGCAACTTGAAGAGGTGATTAATTCTGTAAAAGAAATTTTTCCAAATTTCGCATCTGATGCAGAAGTTTCATGTGAAGTGGATCCTAGATATTTCACAGTTGAACATATGAATGTTTTAAAAGCTGGTGGTTGTAACAGATTAAGTTTTGGAGTTCAAGATTTAGATGAAGAGGTTCAAAAAACAATTCATAGAATCCAACCATTTGAATTAACTCAAAATGTAATAAATATCGCAAGAAATGCTGGAATTCACTCTGTAAATACAGATTTAATTTATGGACTTCCTCATCAAACAAGAGAGAGTTTCAAAAAAACTTTAGAAAAAATGCTTACATTAAATACTGATAGATTTGCAGTATTTAATTATGCCCATGTTCCTTGGCTTATGAAAACTATGAGAAAGTTCGATGAATCAACTTTTCCAGCACCACAAGAAAAACTTGAAATGTTAAAAGATACTATTGATTTTTTCACATCAAATGGCTATAAAATGGTAGGAATGGATCACTTTGCAAAACCTGAAGATGAGTTATTTAAAGCTATTGAAAAAGGTGAATTACATAGAAATTTCCAAGGTTACACAACAAAAGGTGGAGCTGATTTAATAGGAATTGGTTTAACATCTATTGGAAATGGTGTTGATTATTATGCACAAAACTTTAAAGAATTGGAACCTTGGGAAAATGCTTTAGATAATGGAGATTTACCAGTATTTAAAGGTTATAGATTAAGTGATGATGACCAATTAAGACAATTTGTAATTATGGAATTAATGAGTAATTTCTCTTTAAATATAAGAAGAGTTGAAAATGAATTCAAAATAAACTTTAAAGAGTACTTTGCAGATGCCATACTTGCTCTTAAAGAGTTTGAAGAGGCTCAACTAATAGAAATTAGTGATGAAAAGATAAAAGTCTCACAAACAGGAACTATGCTAATTAGAAATATTTGTATGCCTTTTGATGCATATTTAAATAAAATCCCAGAAGATAAAAGAAGATTTTCTAAAACTATCTAA
- a CDS encoding anaerobic ribonucleoside-triphosphate reductase activating protein translates to MNQIIANEKKIYDLTKFTTTDYEGQISCIIWFVSCNFRCLYCYNDNIVYTKKGKYSFKDVLDFLKTRVGLLDAVVLSGGEATIHNLIPFCKEIKNLGFKIKLDTNATNKKQIKEMIDLELIDYMAIDFKAPKYKFKDLTGTDFYEKFIDTIKYLIKIDFDFELRTTINTSLLDENDINSMIETISSLGYKNTYYLQNFLETSSNIGNIQSSRPINKEKVKSNILNIQYRN, encoded by the coding sequence ATGAATCAAATAATTGCCAATGAAAAAAAAATATATGATTTAACAAAATTTACAACAACAGATTATGAAGGACAAATATCTTGCATAATTTGGTTTGTTTCTTGTAATTTTAGATGTTTGTATTGCTATAATGATAATATAGTTTATACAAAAAAAGGGAAATATAGTTTTAAAGATGTTTTAGATTTTTTAAAAACAAGAGTTGGTCTTCTTGATGCAGTAGTTCTTTCAGGTGGAGAAGCTACCATTCACAATCTTATTCCTTTTTGTAAAGAGATAAAAAACTTAGGTTTCAAAATCAAACTTGATACAAATGCTACAAATAAAAAACAGATAAAAGAGATGATAGATTTGGAATTAATTGATTATATGGCTATTGATTTTAAAGCTCCAAAGTATAAATTTAAAGACTTAACAGGAACAGATTTTTATGAAAAATTTATAGATACTATAAAATATTTAATAAAAATAGATTTTGATTTTGAGTTAAGAACTACTATAAATACTTCCCTTTTAGATGAAAATGATATAAATTCTATGATAGAAACTATTTCTTCTTTGGGTTATAAAAATACATATTATTTACAAAATTTCCTTGAAACCTCATCAAATATAGGAAATATTCAATCTTCAAGACCTATAAATAAAGAAAAAGTAAAAAGTAATATTTTAAACATCCAATACAGAAATTAA
- a CDS encoding PLDc N-terminal domain-containing protein → MTGILLSSFLMVFVVFSFVLYIYVVIDILKHKFIGYYKIIWIFVTIFFPILGALLYLVFGRSQRIK, encoded by the coding sequence ATGACTGGAATTTTATTATCATCATTTTTAATGGTATTTGTTGTTTTTTCTTTTGTTTTATATATTTATGTTGTAATTGATATTTTAAAACACAAATTTATAGGTTATTACAAAATTATTTGGATTTTTGTAACTATTTTTTTTCCTATTTTAGGAGCTTTATTATATTTAGTTTTTGGAAGGTCTCAAAGAATAAAGTAG